In Primulina eburnea isolate SZY01 chromosome 5, ASM2296580v1, whole genome shotgun sequence, a single window of DNA contains:
- the LOC140831543 gene encoding guanine nucleotide-binding protein subunit gamma 1-like, which yields MDSAPPQAASQQPNYNASQPPSYSSSSASAMPRSQGSASMIPGLMGKHRISTAISLLDQQIQIIQDELDELETVDGVSTVCQELISSIESAPDALLPVTKGPAEVGWDRWFQGAQSSRNRRRWI from the exons ATGGATTCAGCTCCGCCGCAAGCGGCGTCGCAGCAGCCAAACTATAACGCTTCTCAACCGCCATCATATTCTTCTTCATCAGCATCGGCAATGCCACGATCTCAGGGATCTGCAAGTATGATTCCTGGATTAATGGGAAAGCATCGAATTTCTACTGCAATTTCTCTTCTCGATCAGCAAATCCAAATAATCCAG GATGAGCTGGACGAACTTGAAACTGTCGATGGAGTCTCCACTGTTTGCCAAGA GCTAATTTCAAGCATCGAATCTGCCCCAGACGCACTACTTCCAGT GACAAAAGGGCCAGCAGAGGTGGGTTGGGACAGGTGGTTCCAAGGTGCCCAAAGCTCAAGAAACCGCAGACGATGGATCTGA